A single window of Entomoplasma ellychniae DNA harbors:
- the cysS gene encoding cysteine--tRNA ligase, giving the protein MKIFDTLSRKYKTIKNPQANIYSCGPTIYDYIHIGNARPILLTDTLIKFLEFKKVKVNFLQNITDIDDKIISKSLETNTPEIELTNFFKKAYLKNLKELKVRMPNQIVCISDEIKLMQSFIDNLIINQSAYETKSGIYFNINKFKSEYGKLSNIKVDDLISKTAEDFFEDKNLKADFSLWKTTNVGLNWDFHKQKGRPGWHTECVTLIDNYFNHETIDIHIGGIDLQFPHHENERIQFLAKNNKELSYIWMHNGHLTVDNVKMSKSLNNTTHLKDFIQTYGVNVLRWLFQTTHYKQPINITDDLLKQGVKFEDKINNCIKKLKQWLIINEAKVEEQVDEHILNKFDKYMNDDLNTPQVLMLINFLISNINKEDNFKIKILQFNTLKIILQVLGFSFEFNLNVDDQIKMLYLKQKEHILNKEFVEADQIRAILIKEGLL; this is encoded by the coding sequence ATGAAAATATTTGATACATTATCAAGAAAATATAAAACCATTAAAAATCCTCAAGCTAACATTTACAGTTGTGGTCCAACCATTTACGACTATATACATATAGGCAATGCGAGACCTATTTTGTTAACTGATACTTTAATAAAGTTTTTAGAATTTAAAAAAGTAAAAGTAAATTTTTTACAAAACATTACAGACATAGATGACAAAATAATTAGTAAATCCTTAGAAACAAATACACCAGAAATAGAGTTAACTAACTTTTTTAAAAAAGCATACCTTAAAAATTTAAAAGAATTAAAAGTTAGAATGCCAAATCAGATAGTATGCATAAGTGATGAAATAAAACTTATGCAATCATTTATTGATAATTTAATTATAAATCAATCAGCTTATGAAACTAAAAGTGGTATATATTTTAATATTAATAAATTTAAGTCAGAGTATGGTAAATTGTCAAATATAAAAGTTGATGATTTAATATCAAAAACAGCTGAAGATTTTTTTGAAGATAAAAATTTAAAAGCGGATTTTAGTTTATGAAAAACAACAAACGTAGGGTTGAATTGAGATTTTCATAAACAAAAAGGAAGACCAGGTTGACACACTGAATGTGTAACTTTAATTGATAATTATTTTAATCATGAAACTATTGATATTCATATTGGTGGAATTGATTTGCAATTTCCACATCACGAAAATGAAAGAATACAATTTTTAGCAAAAAATAACAAAGAATTATCTTATATTTGAATGCATAATGGACATTTAACTGTAGATAATGTAAAAATGAGTAAGTCATTAAATAACACTACGCATTTAAAAGATTTTATACAAACTTATGGTGTGAATGTTTTAAGATGGTTATTTCAAACAACTCACTATAAACAACCTATCAATATAACTGATGATCTTTTAAAGCAAGGTGTTAAGTTTGAAGATAAAATTAATAATTGCATAAAAAAATTAAAACAATGGCTAATAATTAATGAAGCTAAAGTAGAAGAACAAGTAGATGAACATATTTTAAACAAGTTTGATAAATATATGAATGATGATTTGAATACTCCTCAAGTTTTAATGCTGATTAACTTTTTAATTTCAAACATAAATAAAGAAGATAATTTTAAAATTAAAATATTACAATTTAATACATTAAAAATTATTTTACAAGTATTGGGATTTAGTTTTGAGTTTAATTTAAATGTTGATGATCAAATCAAGATGTTATATTTGAAACAAAAAGAACATATATTAAACAAAGAATTTGTTGAAGCAGATCAAATTAGAGCAATTTTAATTAAAGAAGGGTTATTATAA
- a CDS encoding ATP-binding cassette domain-containing protein, translated as MPKLVNELPILKVRNLITTSLKESNQIKNISFEINEGETFAILGEMHSGKSNLVNSILGNAAIQSGSVYFQETLALGEKPNLYIWNKKVLEIQKDFKTVLNDIEKSLNSYSDELEESYFKFVENKYFDVKSKQSLSYPDKKNFKISEGENIKDYDVISDKKDIKLTNIETLLDDGIELIYQNISGYNKQKTFLQELKNDNIGEDGLLQKMLETIIKCEKKVHFILSNLIDILKKISIIEEIRNLVQAREYTSISKFYKDLTSVLKKVEKNVTKINETIIEIDENQILLSASLSRGGERKKWEAWLDEKIDSSIDEDELYNLVIIKQLLNFPSIQEIISKNPKYQTPNYSELKELKKMINIINQDSTKLLSERITVGELLNEYIDLNKSILKNEIIIKDYKDYMISQDDSFDSHFNSKKPSRKKVKLLIIESILKAVGLGNDYLKVFLTELSISEKQLLIIAISAIVPNKIISLDESFSHLDTFSKVKAIKLLKTIKSKFNSTFIIAETDLNVVELWADTVAIIFNGKLLELGPKEEIFNDPKHPYTKTLISSTISVESEDALNELIYNPWSEHHDYNIDLPKWTEVSKKHFVYLNNREINHLKKK; from the coding sequence ATGCCAAAATTAGTTAACGAATTACCAATTTTGAAAGTTAGAAATTTAATTACTACTTCTCTAAAAGAATCAAACCAAATCAAAAATATTTCATTTGAAATAAATGAAGGTGAAACATTTGCAATATTAGGTGAAATGCATTCAGGTAAATCTAACTTAGTCAATTCTATTTTAGGTAACGCTGCAATTCAATCTGGTTCAGTTTACTTTCAAGAAACATTAGCCTTAGGTGAAAAACCCAATTTATACATTTGAAATAAAAAAGTTTTAGAAATTCAAAAAGATTTTAAAACAGTTCTTAATGATATTGAAAAATCTTTAAATTCATACAGTGATGAATTAGAAGAATCATATTTTAAATTTGTTGAGAACAAATACTTTGATGTTAAGTCTAAACAGTCATTAAGTTATCCAGACAAAAAAAACTTTAAAATTTCAGAAGGTGAAAACATTAAAGATTATGATGTTATATCAGATAAAAAAGATATTAAACTTACTAATATAGAAACCTTATTAGATGATGGTATTGAATTAATATACCAAAACATTTCGGGTTATAATAAACAAAAAACATTTTTACAAGAATTAAAAAACGATAACATTGGTGAAGATGGATTGCTGCAAAAAATGTTAGAAACTATTATCAAATGTGAAAAAAAAGTTCACTTTATCCTTTCAAATTTGATAGATATTTTGAAAAAAATATCTATTATTGAAGAAATTAGAAATTTAGTTCAGGCTAGAGAGTATACTTCAATATCAAAATTCTATAAGGATTTAACATCAGTTTTGAAAAAAGTTGAAAAAAATGTGACTAAAATTAATGAAACTATTATTGAAATTGATGAGAATCAAATTCTTTTATCAGCCTCATTATCTCGTGGTGGTGAAAGAAAAAAATGAGAAGCTTGGTTAGATGAAAAAATTGATTCTTCTATTGATGAAGATGAACTTTACAATCTTGTCATTATAAAACAATTACTAAATTTTCCAAGCATACAAGAAATTATTAGTAAAAATCCAAAATATCAAACACCAAACTATTCTGAATTAAAAGAATTGAAAAAAATGATTAATATTATTAATCAAGACTCAACAAAGTTGCTTTCTGAAAGAATAACTGTTGGGGAATTATTAAACGAGTATATTGACCTTAATAAATCAATTTTAAAAAATGAAATTATTATTAAAGATTATAAAGATTACATGATAAGTCAAGATGATTCTTTTGATTCTCATTTTAATTCAAAAAAACCATCACGAAAAAAAGTCAAATTGCTTATTATTGAGTCAATTTTAAAAGCAGTAGGTTTAGGAAATGATTATTTAAAAGTTTTTCTTACTGAATTATCTATTTCAGAAAAGCAGTTGTTAATTATAGCAATTTCAGCAATTGTACCAAATAAAATCATTAGTTTGGACGAATCATTTTCACACCTTGATACTTTTTCTAAAGTTAAAGCAATTAAACTATTGAAAACAATAAAATCAAAATTTAATTCGACTTTCATAATTGCTGAAACTGATTTAAACGTGGTTGAGTTATGAGCTGATACTGTAGCAATCATTTTTAATGGTAAGCTTTTGGAATTAGGCCCTAAAGAAGAAATCTTTAATGATCCGAAACACCCTTACACAAAAACACTTATTTCTTCAACAATATCTGTTGAAAGTGAAGATGCTTTGAATGAATTAATATATAATCCATGGTCAGAACATCATGATTATAATATTGATTTACCAAAATGAACAGAAGTATCTAAAAAACATTTTGTCTATTTAAACAATAGAGAAATAAATCATTTAAAGAAAAAATAA
- the nusG gene encoding transcription termination/antitermination protein NusG, producing the protein MNKEEILQLEKDILNAKGQWFVINSQTGHEDKVLQDLTNKIKSEKHDNQVFDIRISKGIVLTKTGKEKEKNLFPGYIFINMIMNEETWFIVRNTPGVTGFIGSSGRGAKPFPLTVEEVLKMLMPKEETIVEENEKAPSINEKIPGVAIPVTKKPLFTANFVVGQMVRVISGINTGEEGEVKDMDYEKGVAVILIEMFGRYTNLEISFSDVKPLKEL; encoded by the coding sequence ATGAATAAAGAAGAAATTTTACAATTAGAAAAAGATATATTAAATGCAAAAGGTCAATGATTTGTTATTAACTCACAAACGGGGCATGAAGATAAAGTTCTTCAAGATTTAACAAATAAAATTAAATCTGAAAAACATGATAACCAAGTCTTTGATATTAGAATATCTAAAGGCATTGTTTTAACAAAAACCGGAAAAGAAAAAGAAAAAAATTTATTTCCTGGTTATATTTTTATTAATATGATTATGAATGAAGAAACTTGATTTATAGTTAGAAATACACCTGGAGTAACTGGATTTATTGGTTCATCAGGACGTGGTGCTAAACCATTCCCTTTAACTGTTGAAGAAGTACTAAAAATGCTAATGCCAAAAGAAGAAACAATTGTTGAAGAAAATGAAAAAGCACCTTCAATTAATGAGAAAATCCCAGGAGTAGCGATACCTGTTACTAAAAAACCTTTATTTACAGCTAATTTTGTAGTTGGTCAAATGGTTAGAGTAATATCTGGTATCAATACTGGTGAAGAAGGTGAAGTTAAAGATATGGATTATGAAAAGGGCGTAGCAGTTATTCTTATTGAAATGTTTGGTAGATATACAAATTTAGAGATTTCATTTAGTGATGTGAAGCCGCTTAAAGAACTTTAA
- the rpmG gene encoding 50S ribosomal protein L33 — MVKSSSRKIILVCEVCLARNYSVNKSTLTQKQRLEIKKFCNSCNHHTLHKETR, encoded by the coding sequence ATTGTGAAATCATCATCTAGAAAAATTATATTAGTTTGCGAAGTATGCTTAGCAAGAAATTATTCTGTCAACAAAAGCACATTAACTCAAAAACAAAGACTAGAAATCAAAAAATTTTGTAACTCATGTAATCATCATACACTTCACAAGGAAACAAGATAA
- a CDS encoding ribonuclease J, producing MSKIKFMAIGGQDERGKNLFVLEIGEELFILDAGVKYPDKGILGVDIVIPKLDYIIDNKKRVKGIFLTNSASYNMGAVPYILKHMDVPVYCNEITKLISSIKISRMRIKNNKDQNYKVVKDKDVLEAGNVKVEVFRTTSASPQSFGYAFHTEQGVVVYVGDYIIDGQEQSYFSTDFNHLSDIGKKGVLALIADSEYASRSGFTAPNHKIQDFISIPFKEKKTRIAIGIFEEDIFKLGEICKVAKENNRKIAVYGRLMAQVLKSNLISKNLNILPEDIISIEEYMKSDNGVLIISGTVDVLYSKLTKVATGNDDVVELTSKDLMILATPPAPGIEKKHAQILDELARTDARLIALSDRNIWTMHASYEDVKVLTSIVRPKYFIPVKSLFKDGLKAESAAIEAGVLPENIAVINNGQVLDLTRKVLTIEKKNVDFGNTYVDEIGIGDVGTIVLNERRQLATDGVIILGATIDSRNKELVSMIDTQMRGVVYIQEDNPIFKIIQKDIELSIQQGQSLFKENPKKYDLNEIKKEIVTKVRTSIKQESGKQPIVLCIINEFNGVNFVFKNKKNKV from the coding sequence ATGTCAAAAATAAAATTTATGGCAATTGGTGGACAAGATGAAAGAGGTAAAAACCTTTTTGTTTTAGAAATTGGTGAAGAATTATTTATATTAGATGCAGGTGTAAAATACCCTGATAAAGGTATTTTAGGAGTAGATATAGTTATTCCTAAATTAGATTACATCATAGATAACAAAAAAAGAGTTAAAGGAATTTTTTTAACAAACTCTGCCAGTTATAATATGGGGGCTGTTCCATATATTTTAAAGCACATGGATGTACCAGTTTATTGTAATGAAATTACAAAATTAATATCATCAATTAAAATTTCTAGAATGAGAATTAAAAATAATAAAGATCAAAATTATAAAGTTGTAAAAGATAAAGACGTATTGGAAGCTGGAAATGTAAAAGTAGAAGTTTTTAGAACAACGTCTGCATCTCCACAATCTTTTGGTTATGCTTTTCACACTGAACAAGGTGTTGTTGTATATGTTGGGGATTATATAATTGATGGTCAAGAACAATCTTACTTTTCAACAGATTTTAACCATTTATCAGATATTGGTAAAAAAGGCGTTTTAGCTTTAATAGCAGATAGTGAATATGCTTCAAGAAGTGGTTTCACAGCTCCAAATCATAAAATTCAAGACTTTATTTCGATCCCTTTTAAAGAAAAGAAAACAAGAATAGCTATTGGGATTTTTGAAGAAGACATTTTTAAACTTGGTGAAATATGTAAAGTTGCTAAAGAAAATAATAGAAAGATCGCTGTTTATGGGCGTTTGATGGCACAAGTATTAAAATCAAATTTAATTAGTAAAAATCTTAATATTCTTCCGGAAGATATTATATCTATTGAAGAATACATGAAATCAGACAATGGTGTTTTGATAATTTCTGGAACTGTGGATGTACTTTATTCTAAATTAACTAAAGTAGCAACTGGAAATGATGATGTAGTTGAATTAACATCAAAAGATTTAATGATATTAGCAACTCCACCAGCCCCTGGAATAGAAAAAAAACATGCTCAAATTCTAGATGAATTGGCAAGAACAGATGCAAGGCTTATAGCTTTAAGTGACAGAAATATTTGAACAATGCATGCTTCTTATGAGGATGTGAAAGTTTTAACAAGTATTGTTAGACCAAAATATTTTATACCAGTTAAATCTTTATTTAAAGATGGTTTAAAAGCAGAAAGCGCTGCAATTGAAGCTGGTGTTTTACCAGAAAATATTGCTGTTATCAATAACGGTCAAGTTCTTGATTTAACAAGAAAAGTTTTAACTATAGAGAAGAAAAATGTTGATTTTGGTAATACATATGTTGATGAGATAGGTATTGGTGATGTTGGAACAATAGTTTTAAATGAAAGAAGACAATTGGCTACAGATGGTGTTATTATACTTGGTGCTACAATAGACTCAAGAAACAAGGAATTAGTTTCAATGATTGATACTCAAATGCGCGGTGTTGTTTATATTCAAGAAGATAACCCAATATTCAAAATTATTCAAAAAGATATTGAGTTATCAATACAACAAGGGCAAAGTCTATTTAAAGAAAACCCTAAGAAATATGACTTAAATGAAATTAAAAAAGAAATTGTAACTAAGGTTAGAACTTCGATAAAACAAGAGTCTGGTAAACAACCAATTGTGCTTTGCATAATTAACGAATTCAATGGTGTAAATTTTGTATTTAAAAATAAAAAAAATAAGGTTTAG
- the rlmB gene encoding 23S rRNA (guanosine(2251)-2'-O)-methyltransferase RlmB — MENKNLIYGKHSIYEFIKKHPNLIKNIWTTNMDSIFETLDLKINIVTKNKLDRMFQYEVNHQNIVAEVKEYNYQPFSEMKAKLLETNKNIVLIFDQIQDPYNFGALIRTASLLNIQNIVILDRKQVFVTSTVVKTSAGTVYDVNISKVSNLSNVVKELQKQGFWVYSTNLNQNSQDIRNVSFANKSAIIIGNEHSGVSELLTKNSDVNFYIPSNKNIDSFNANVAGSIIMFWVSNQIKLI; from the coding sequence ATGGAAAATAAAAATTTAATTTATGGTAAACATTCTATATATGAGTTCATTAAAAAACACCCTAACTTAATTAAAAATATTTGAACAACAAACATGGATAGTATTTTTGAAACACTTGATCTGAAAATAAATATCGTAACTAAAAACAAGCTTGATAGAATGTTTCAATATGAAGTTAATCATCAAAATATTGTAGCAGAAGTAAAAGAATACAACTATCAACCATTTAGCGAAATGAAAGCAAAGCTTTTAGAAACAAACAAAAATATAGTTTTAATTTTTGATCAAATTCAAGATCCGTATAACTTTGGTGCTTTAATAAGAACTGCGAGTTTATTAAATATTCAAAATATTGTTATATTAGATCGTAAACAAGTATTTGTCACTTCAACTGTTGTTAAAACTTCTGCTGGGACTGTATATGATGTAAACATATCAAAAGTATCTAATTTGTCTAATGTTGTAAAAGAACTTCAAAAACAAGGTTTTTGAGTTTACAGCACTAATTTAAATCAGAATTCACAAGATATTAGAAATGTTAGTTTTGCTAATAAATCAGCTATTATAATTGGCAATGAACATAGTGGTGTTAGTGAATTACTAACTAAAAATAGTGATGTAAATTTTTATATTCCATCAAACAAAAATATTGATTCTTTTAATGCAAACGTGGCTGGTTCAATAATTATGTTTTGAGTTTCTAACCAAATTAAACTAATTTAA
- a CDS encoding ATP-binding cassette domain-containing protein, translating to MKNKQETIISFNDVIVKTNTRGKTLNVIKNISFDVYANEILAIVGKSNTGKTVLTKVLSNSLNQNSYVSNGTIMYYPTKATIDEGKDHILSPIDLVSYQKSNLSNVTKNIITLTNKTIIDKAVIKIYKLRQEISKIQQEEAHRQTVMFKSILDKTVRMSQYEKTQLHSSTYLKDKNESINNNTSPSMPLINKLLKRIQKHENAIDKSFLILANTIDQKEEIVHYKVIEYHKNEIKNIKSAISQIQISVAKTNYTFMKSLKSDIKFLLNNEEFLNVETRKASLRKMKYYNQILKLDQNEVILLKMKLIDDQLEIIRRANYELSNFKKLSDGSIENLSLLMQDIQINKDSIKMVEKSLIEDGLEYLGKKEFLTDFENNLINLVSKILVEKKVSKEEINKVLAQWNFQKHKPSKNRSESQKDLKFVNEEVISTIFESINQSLKPDVKIGHQISDIIASTKRLSKSEAHLKALELLHRLGLVNAEEIFNMLPSQCSDTINQLVVIAKSVSSSPKVLVWDETANLLGSNIKNQLLKLIIELKEELNLTVILFTQSFEIPSKIADRIAVIHDGEIVEYGNTKEIINNAIHPESIALKLNIKEIFQEENHDNISDNLFNNFNEKLLRKNYAEKKYELVPNKFSKITKSHFVKEEFKIKARRGKK from the coding sequence ATGAAAAACAAACAAGAAACTATAATTTCATTTAATGATGTTATCGTAAAAACCAATACAAGAGGTAAAACATTAAACGTAATTAAAAATATTTCATTCGATGTTTATGCAAATGAAATATTAGCTATTGTTGGAAAGTCAAATACAGGTAAAACTGTATTGACAAAAGTTTTAAGTAATTCACTAAATCAAAACTCTTATGTTTCAAACGGGACTATTATGTACTATCCAACAAAAGCAACTATTGATGAAGGCAAAGACCACATATTATCTCCAATTGATTTAGTGAGTTATCAAAAAAGTAACTTATCTAATGTAACAAAAAATATCATTACTCTTACAAATAAAACAATAATTGATAAAGCGGTTATTAAAATTTACAAATTGAGACAAGAAATATCAAAAATACAACAAGAAGAAGCACATAGACAAACTGTAATGTTTAAATCTATTTTAGATAAAACAGTCAGAATGTCTCAATATGAAAAAACTCAGCTACACTCATCAACTTATTTAAAAGACAAGAATGAGTCAATTAATAACAACACATCTCCATCAATGCCTCTCATCAATAAGCTATTAAAAAGAATTCAAAAACATGAAAATGCAATTGATAAATCATTTTTAATTCTTGCAAATACAATAGACCAAAAAGAAGAAATAGTGCATTATAAAGTTATAGAATATCATAAAAATGAAATTAAAAATATTAAATCAGCAATTTCTCAAATTCAAATTAGTGTAGCAAAAACAAATTATACATTTATGAAATCGTTAAAAAGTGATATTAAGTTTTTATTAAATAATGAAGAATTTTTAAACGTTGAGACAAGGAAAGCTTCTTTAAGAAAAATGAAGTACTACAACCAAATTTTAAAATTGGATCAAAATGAAGTGATTTTATTAAAAATGAAGTTAATAGATGATCAATTAGAAATTATTAGAAGAGCTAATTATGAACTTTCAAATTTCAAAAAGTTAAGTGATGGTTCTATTGAAAACCTTTCTTTATTAATGCAAGATATTCAAATAAATAAAGATTCTATTAAAATGGTTGAAAAAAGTTTAATAGAAGACGGATTAGAATATTTGGGAAAAAAAGAATTTTTAACAGATTTTGAAAACAACTTAATTAATTTAGTTTCAAAAATACTAGTTGAAAAAAAAGTTTCAAAAGAAGAAATTAATAAAGTTCTGGCACAATGAAACTTTCAAAAACATAAACCTTCTAAAAATAGGTCAGAGTCACAAAAAGATTTAAAATTTGTTAACGAAGAGGTTATAAGCACAATTTTTGAAAGCATAAACCAATCTTTAAAACCAGATGTTAAGATAGGACATCAAATTTCTGATATTATTGCTTCAACAAAAAGACTTTCAAAATCTGAAGCTCACTTAAAAGCTTTGGAGTTATTACATAGGTTAGGTCTTGTCAATGCTGAAGAAATATTTAATATGCTGCCATCACAATGCTCTGACACTATTAATCAATTAGTCGTAATTGCAAAATCAGTTTCATCTTCTCCAAAAGTTTTAGTTTGAGATGAAACAGCAAATTTACTTGGATCAAACATTAAAAATCAGCTATTAAAATTAATTATAGAACTTAAAGAAGAACTGAATTTGACTGTGATTTTATTTACACAGTCGTTTGAAATTCCTTCAAAAATAGCTGATAGAATAGCTGTTATTCATGATGGTGAAATTGTTGAGTATGGAAATACTAAAGAAATTATTAATAATGCAATTCACCCAGAATCGATTGCATTAAAATTAAATATAAAAGAAATATTTCAAGAAGAAAATCATGATAATATTTCAGACAATTTATTTAATAATTTTAATGAAAAATTATTAAGAAAAAATTATGCTGAAAAAAAATATGAGTTAGTTCCTAACAAGTTTTCTAAAATAACAAAATCACATTTTGTAAAAGAAGAATTTAAAATTAAAGCAAGAAGAGGTAAAAAATAA
- the secE gene encoding preprotein translocase subunit SecE: MKKDKLEKREKIKVSKETKKALKVKKQKESKNRGKAFKEYPIKIVKEVHKIKWSGWDNLKKKYIIVLLFMIIFALLFFLIGLGIQQLFQWIKIY, translated from the coding sequence ATGAAAAAAGATAAACTTGAAAAAAGAGAAAAAATAAAAGTTTCTAAAGAAACTAAAAAGGCATTAAAAGTCAAAAAACAAAAGGAATCTAAAAATCGTGGTAAAGCTTTTAAAGAATACCCAATAAAAATTGTTAAAGAAGTACATAAAATTAAATGATCTGGTTGAGATAACTTAAAGAAAAAATATATAATAGTTTTATTATTTATGATCATTTTTGCACTACTATTCTTTCTGATAGGACTGGGTATACAACAATTATTTCAATGAATTAAAATTTATTAA